The genomic segment GTCCTGCATGGCTACGGTCTGAGCGAGACAACCTGCTATTCCTGCTACCTGCCGGTGGATTTGACGGATGAGGAACACGCCCACTGGCTGTACGAGTTTGGCTATCCAAGCATTGGCTCTCCGATTGGGGTGAACGAGATGGCGATCTTCGCCCCCGATGGGTCGGGCGTCATGCTCACTCCGGGCGAACGCGGCGAAATCTGTATCCGGGGGCATAACGTCATGCGCTGCTACTACCAGCGCCCCGATGCCAACCGCGAAACGTTCAAGTTCGGCTGGTTTCGCTCTGGCGATGAAGGGTTTTATGAGGTTGATGAGAAAGGGCGGCAGTTTTTCTTCATTACCGGACGGTTAAAAGAACTCATCAATCGTGGGGGGGTGAAGTTTTCGCCTTTTGATATTGAAGAAGTTCTGCTCACGCTTCCGGGCGTCAAGGTTGGGTTGGCAGTTGCCTTCGAGAATGATTATTATGGGGAAGAAGTTGGCGCGTATGTCGTCCTTGAGGAAGGGACGGCACTGACGGCGGAGGCGGTGATTGCCCACTGCCGAGGGCGAATGTCGTTTGAGAAATCCCCGAAGGTCGTCCTGTTTGGGACGGAAGTTCCCGTGACGACAACGGGAAAATACCAACGGTTGAAGCTGCGCGATCTGTTCGCCGCCTATAAACCGACCCAATTTAAGCCATAGTGAGCCAGAGGGACATCATGGGCTGCTCGTTGAATCATGCTTGGATTGCCCGTGTGCCAATGTTCATCCGGCTCTGCACCAAAAGCCAGCAGGCGCTTGATGCCCATGTCCTGATTCGCGCTTACCCAAAGGGTGGGGCGATTTTCCTTGAAGGGCATCACCCCACCGGTTTGTGTATGGTCGTCTCTGGCTTGGTGCGCATTTACCGGATGTTGGAGGATGGGAAGATGCACGTGCATACCTACGTGCGTCCTTACGCCACCTGCAATGTGATCGCCGCGCTGGATGGACGCCCCAACCCTACCAGCGCCGCCGCCATGACAGACACGCAGATTGGCTGGCTCCCCCGCGAGGCGCTGATCACGCTCATGGCAAATGATGCCGATTTGATGATGGCGTGTATCCGCCTGCTGACGCTTCAGAATCGGGAACTCATGGCGCGGGCGGATGATCTCAGCTTTCGCACCGTGCCAAGTCGTTTGGCACGGCTGCTGTTGCAGCGGGGCGGCTTTGAGGGCGAGGCGAATATCCCCCTCGACAGCCTCTCCCAAGACGAGATCGCAGCGGTTTTGGGAACAAGCCGCGAGGTATTGGGGCGGGCGCTACGCCAACTCTACGATCTCGGTCTGATGCGGCGGGAGGGGCGGAAATACGTGATCATTGATCGGGCGGGCTTGGAAACATTAGCGGGAGAGTAGACGCCACGATCTGCACCCTGCATCCTTGTGATGAGTTGATTCCCCGTTAGGAATCACGCTACACTCTCCCTAAGTTCGCTCTCCGCACCCTCATAGGGAGAACCGCATGGCATTGGACTACCTTAATTTTGACCTTCGTTTGGATGATCATCCCCTCGGCGGTTATACGGTTGCGGTGGTCAATTCCCCCGCTGGTGAAACATCTGGCACATTTGATCTCCAATTTCCCGATCTTGAAAACCTCCTTCTGCGCCTTGAAAATGCGGTGATAAAGGGGTCACAACGGGGCGGCGCACGACGGCGACTTTACTCTCCAGAAGAAAAGACCGTGCAAGATTTTGGTCATCAGTTGTTTCAGACATTGTTTCCCGCCGATATACGAAGTCTCTATGATCAATCGCGTATCCTTGCCCAGAACGAGAGTAAGGGACTTCGCCTTCGCCTGCGGATCAATTCCCCCAAACTGAGCGCCATGCCATGGGAATTTCTTTACGATCCGCGTGGGGCGGGACGGTACCTGAGTCTTTTCAACGATACACCCCTTATCCGCTATTTAGAAACACCTTACCCCGTTACCCCTCTCACCATTCCAGCCGGTGAGCCATTACGCATTTTAGGGATGATTGCCGCCCCAACGGATCAAGAGGCATTGGATGTAGACGGGGAACGCGCCCATATTGAGGACGCCTTATCTGATGTATCGAATGTTGCTCTCACATGGGTCTCTGGGGGGACTGTTCGAGCCCTGACTAACGCCCTTGATGCGGGGCAATGGCATATCTTTCATTTCATTGGGCATGGGTTGCTCAATACCCGAACAAAGGAGGGCATGATTGCCCTTTGCAACACGCAAGGAAAAACCCATCCGTTCAGTGCCAGCCAATTGGCAACATTACTTGCGGATCACCAACCCTTGCGCTTTGCCTATTTGAATTCTTGCGAAGGGGCAAAAAGTGACAGTGCTGATTTGTATTCCAGCACCGCCTCTATTCTTGTGGGGAGCGGTTTGGCGGCAGTGTTGGCAATGCAGTATGAAATTTTTGATGAGGGCGCCAAATGCTTTGCCAAACGCTTCTACGAGGCGTTGGCAAACGGCGATCCTGTGGATCAAGCGGCAACTAAGGGGCGTAAGGCAATACGGAGCGAGGCGGGCAGCATCATGGAATGGGGGACGCCCGTCTTGACGATGCGCAGCCCCGACGGGGTGTTGTTCACGGTGCGTCCCGCCCAGAAACCCGCCCCCTCCCCGCTTGCGGGGAGGGATGAAGACCCCGTCGCGTTGTTCAATGAGGCAAGCGCCTGTGTAGAGGGCGAGCGCTACAGCGAGGCAACTGCCCTCTACGAACGGCTTTTGGGGTGGGCACCTCCCTTCCGTGAGCGGCAGGTACGCGCCCTCTTGAAGCAGGCGGAAGAACTTCTTGCCGAACAAGAGAAGGCACGCGCTGCGCAGAAACGGCTGGAAGAAGCAGAAGAACGTTTTTCGGACTTGGAAACCTTCGTCCAGCTTGCCCGAACAGAGAGCGCCAAAGCGCACGCCCGCGAGGAGATTCAGCAGTTCTTAGCGGATTACCCCGAATACAAGACCGATGCCAACGTCTTGGCGCTGTGGGAGAGGGTGAAACCGCCCCCACCGCCGAAACCCCCCGAACCCGCCCTGGGCACGCGGATGACCGACGAGAAAGGGGTAATCATGGTCTACGTCCCGCCGGGGACGTTCCAAATGGGGAGCAGCAATGATGCTGACGAGCGGCCGATCCATTCGGTGACCATTGAACGGGGCTTCTGGCTTGACCTGACGCCGGTGACAAACGCCTCCTATGCCCAATTCATCAAGGACGGCGGCTACAAAACGGAAACATACTGGACGCCCGGCGGCTGGGCATGGCGGAAAACGGCGGACAAGACCGCACCGAGGGACTACGACGACTTCACCGCTCCCCAGCAGCCCCGCGTGGGGGTGACATGGTTCGAGGCATACGCCTACTGCCAATGGCGGGAAGGTCGCTTGCCCACCGAGGCGGAATGGGAATGGGCAGCGCGGGGAGAAAGGAGTCTCGTTTACCCTTGGGGAAATGACTTCAAGCGCGATAGCAGCGTGGTGATCTATGGTGAGAATTCTGGCAGAAAAAGCCACCCTGTGGGGGAGGGGATACGGGTGGCGGGGGCGTCATGGGTGGGGGCGTTGGACATGAGCGGGAATGTGTGGGAGTGGATAAGCAGCCTCTACACCCCATACCCTTACGACGGCAATGACGGGCGCGAGGCGGACACCGGAGACCGCACGGATGTTCTGCGCGTGCTGCGGGGCGGGTCTTGGGGCGACAGTCAGGACAACGTTCGCGCTGCGAATCGGTTCAGGGTCGACCCTGCCAACCAGTTCAACCGTTGGGGGTTCCGTCTTGCCCGCTCTTACAGATAGTTCTGATTCCTGATCTTCTGTTTTCTGAATTCTGATTTTCTGTTTTCCTGTGGGGGTTCGGGGGCGAAGCCCCCGATCAAATTTTTTGGCTTTTGAGGGGCCCACCGGGTTGTTATGAAAACCTACACAAATTTGTATCCGCGTATGCTGAATTTCAACGCCATACTCCGGGCGTGGCGCAAGGCACGGCGGGGCAAACGGTACACCCATGCCGCTGTCGAATTTGAACAAAATCTGGATAGCGAATTGATCGCCCTCAATCGGGGGTGCAGGGGAGGTTAGACGCAGGCGAATGGTTATTAGCAGATTGTGTGAGGAATTCCGGCTAATCCGCCGTATAATAAAGCGGTTTGGGCTAGTCACGTTCGCGCTGCTGACACATTTTTTGAGGTTGGTCATCCATGTCCCCTATTGGCACATCAGAATCCCCCCTGCGGGTAGCGATCATCGGGTCGGGACCCTCTGGGTTCTACGCCGCCGAACATCTTTTCAAACAGACAGATCGCATCATTGAGGTGGACATGTATGATCGCCTCCCCACCCCTTATGGTTTGGTGCGCGGTGGGGTTGCCCCTGATCACGACAAGATCAAGACGGTGACGAAAGTCTACGAAAAAATTGCCGCCAACCCCCATTTTCGCTTCTATGGAAACGTTGAATTCGGGCGCGACCTGACCCATGCCGAGGTGAGCGCTCACTACCACGCCGTGATCTACGCCGTTGGCGCACAGACAGACCGCGCGATGGGCATCCCAGGCGAAGACCTCCCCGGCAGCTACGCCGCGACGGAATTCGTTGGCTGGTATAACGCCCATCCCGATTTCAGGGATCACACGTTTGATTTTAGCGCCACCGCCGTCGCCGTTGTGGGGAATGGGAATGTAGCGATGGATGTGGCGCGTATCCTTGCCAGTGGCGAGGGCGAACTGCGCGGCACGGATATTGCTGATTATGCGCTAGAGGCGCTCTGCAACAGCCGCGTCACCGATATTTACCTGCTTGGGCGGCGCGGACCCGCACAGGCGGCGTTCACTCACCCAGAGTTGAAAGAATTTGGCGAGCTTGCCGAAGCCGATGTGATCGTCGCCCCCTCTGAGGCGGCGTTAGACCCGCTCAGCGCTGACGACCTCAAACGAACGCCGAATACCCTTGCCGAGAAAAATCTCGCCCTGCTCAAAACGTTCAGCGTTCGCCCGCCTTATGGGAAACCGAAACGCATCCACATGCGCTTTTTGGTCTCCCCGCTGGAACTTCGCGGGAATGGCAAGGTTGAGGAGATCGTTTTGGTGAAGAATGTCCTTACTGCCGCGCCGGATGGATCGCTCCGCCCGAAGGCGACGGAAATCACCGAGACGCTCAAAGTTGGGATGGTCTTTCGTTCCATCGGCTATAAGGGAGTCCCTCTGCCCGATGTGCCGTTTGACGCCAAAGCCGCTGTGATTCCCAACAAAGCGGGGCGCGTCATCGATCCGGCAACGGGTGCGGTGCGGCGCGGTGACTATGTGGTGGGGTGGATCAAACGGGGTCCCTCCGGCGTGATTGGGACGAATAAGCCGGATTCAGTCGAAACGGTGAACTGCCTCTTGGAAGACCTTGCCAGCCTTTCGCCGCTCTCGCCGCCGACTTCGGGAGCTACCCACCGCGAGGCAGTGGAGGCGCTTTTGGCGGCGCGTCAGGTTGCTTACGTCACCTTTGAGGATTGGCAACTGCTTGACCAAGCAGAAGTGGCAAACGGGGCAGCAATGGGGCGTCCTCGCTTGAAATACGCTCGCATCCCCGATATGTTGGCGGCGATCCGTGAACGCAAAGCAAAGCGTGCCTAGACAAGGGACTATTAGCGACTTATGACCTTTTCACAATCAACCACCTCGCCCATGACGGGTGAAACACCTGTCAACGGGCTAATCAGCATCCGTCTTGATGTGCTGATCATCGCCGTGCTGCTTGCCGCCGCGTTTGTCCTTCGCTTGCCAAACGTAGATGTGATTCCCTTGAATAACAGCGAAGCGCGAGAGGCGTTCGCCGCCTACAAGGTGCTTAGCCCCACCTTCCCGGGCGAGACGCCCACAAGCCGCAACCCGCTTTTATTTGCCGCCACCACCCTGAGTCTTACTATTGGCGGGGCAGAACATGGCGCAGCGCGGCTGCCCTCGCTGCTCATCGGGCTTGTCCTCACCGCTATGCCCTATCTGTTTCGGCGCTGGTTGGGGGCGACCCAAATGGTCATTTTGATCGCCTTACTTGCCTTTTCACCTGTCGTTATGTTGGCGGCGCGGGGGATGCAAGGGGCGCTCTGGTCAGCGGTATTGGCGCTGCTGACGGTCTATGGCTTTGGGATGTATGCCGAGGTGCGCCGCGCCGGATATGCATCCTTAGGGGTGGTGGGGTTGCTGCTGCTCATTTTTGCCGCCGAACCCGCCGGATTTCTGACCGCCGCTGGCTTGGGTGTTGGGTTGGTGTTCGCCCTTGCCTCTGGGGAAGACCGCACGCCCGGCGCAGTCGTGGGGGATGTACTGAAAGGCTTTCCACGCGGCGCGGCGTTGTTTGCCGCCCTCACTGCCCTGATCGTTGTGGGATCAGTCTTTCTGATCGCCCCTATGGGGTTGCAGAGCCTCAGCGAATCGATCAACGCGGGGCTGCGTGGGCTTTCCGAACGCCCACCCGGTGTTCCTGCCATACTTCCTCTGATCATCAGCCTGACCTATGAACCCGTCTTATGGGTGATGGGCTTAGCCGGAGCATATATCGTCCTGTTTGGGGAGGGGGCAGCCCACCAACGCGGACAGGAACTGCTTCAGCGCGGCTTGTTGGGGTGGTTTGTCGCCTCTGTCGCGTGGGCGCTTGCCTATGGCGGCACAGAGTCCGGTCATGCCTTGTGGCTGACACTCCCCCTTGCTGGTTTGAGCGCCGTTGCCATTGAGCGGGCGCTGACGCCTGTCCAAGACCCCTTCTGGCGCGTCCCGCGTTGGGCAGTATGGGTGCAGGCAGTGGCAATGGTCGCCCTGCTGATGATCCTCCTCGTCAACCTTGCCTTTGTCGGGCGGGATATTGTAAGCGTCCCCGCTGATTGGGCGCCGCCGCTGACCGCCGATACCGTCCGGCGGGCGCTGCTGATCCCGATTGGCTTGCTGCTATCGGTGATCACCTTCTTCCTAGCGGGAAGCATCTGGGGAGCGCGGACGGCATGGCGCGGGGCGGGCTTAGGACTCCTGTTGTTCCTCGGCGGCTATGGAATCAATGCTGGCTTTGGCGCGGCACTTGTCCGCCCCGACGACCCCCGTGAATTATGGCATATCCGCCCATCCTCGCTCAACCTGAATCTTTTGGAGGATGCGCTGGAAACAGCCTCCTTGCGGGCGACGGGGAAACGCCACGAGGCAGAGGTTGTCGTTTATGTGCCGCCCGGAATGCGTGACTACACCTACAGTCCGCTGGCGTGGACACTTCGCCACTTCCATAAGCTGCGCTATGTTCAAGACATTACGCCGGCAATCACCGCCCCTATTGTGATCGCCCGCAAGGAGGACACCCTGCCTGATTTAGGTGGGCAGTACGTGGGGCAAGATTTCGTCACATGGCGAACGTGGGAGGTGGGGACGATGCAGTATTGGGATATTTTCCCCTGGCTCTATAACCGCCTGACCCGCGCCCAACCCACCGACGGCGAACGGGTGATTCTCTGGGTGCGTAGCGATGTTTACGGGGTGGGCGATATCCCCGGTGCGGGACAATAAGCCCTTTTTCAACCCCCCACCCCCGCCGACGGTAAACCATCGGCTCGGATTAACCAGCCCTTCAAGGCTTGAAATGCGCTCTCACCCCCCTCAACCCACAAAGGGCGAGAGGGAATCCATAGTTGCCACACCTTCGTAGGGACGTGCTACAGCGCGTCCGCGCCTTCGCCTGTGAAGGGGCGGTAATGGGAATTTCTTTCCCCATCTTGTGTTGCCACCTTCTCGGTTTTCGTGTTACAATACATTCAGAAAGTTCTAAAAGACACAAATAGAGCATGAGGGGCGAGGGCGTCATGGACATGGAACACGCACTACAAGCCGTTGAAGCAAAGATGATCGCCAGCGTCGGCAGCGATGTGCCTGTGCTGCAAGACGCCAGCCGTCACATCCTTCAGGCAGGGGGCAAACGGATGCGCCCGCGCCTTGCCATGCTCGCTTATGAGTCGGTTGGGGGGCGTGAGCGGATGGAGGTTGTGCCGATTGCCGCTGCTGTAGAACTCGTTCACACGGCGACGCTCGTCCACGACGATATTAACGATCACGGCGTGACACGGCGCGGACGCCCAACAATCAACAGCATTTGGGGGCGCACCTTTGCCCTCCTAACGGGTGATTTCCTCTTTACAAAAGTCTATGAGTTGATGGCGCCCTACGGGGATTTGAACATCACCTTTGCCCGTATGACGAGCGACCTTGTGGAAGGAGAGACGCTCCAAGCCCACGCCGCCAAGACAGGGACGCTGGATCGGGAAACGTATGCCCGTATCATTGCCAAGAAAACAGCGTCACTTTTTGCGGGGGCGGCAAAGATGGGGGCGATCCTCGGCGGGGGGACGCCCGCCCAAGTCGATCTTTTGGAGCAGTATGGTTTCAACGTTGGCTTGGCGTTCCAGATCACCGATGACATTCTTGACCTGATCGCCGACAGCGAAACATTGGGCAAAACCGCCGGAATCGACCTTGCACAGGGACGGGGCTTTGCGATGGCGTCGCTCAATGGGACGAGTGGGACGGGGGTTGCCGTTGCCGAGGCGGTTCAGGACGATGCGGTGACTGCCTTCAAACGGAAGTTACTGACCG from the Anaerolineales bacterium genome contains:
- a CDS encoding Crp/Fnr family transcriptional regulator — protein: MGCSLNHAWIARVPMFIRLCTKSQQALDAHVLIRAYPKGGAIFLEGHHPTGLCMVVSGLVRIYRMLEDGKMHVHTYVRPYATCNVIAALDGRPNPTSAAAMTDTQIGWLPREALITLMANDADLMMACIRLLTLQNRELMARADDLSFRTVPSRLARLLLQRGGFEGEANIPLDSLSQDEIAAVLGTSREVLGRALRQLYDLGLMRREGRKYVIIDRAGLETLAGE
- a CDS encoding SUMF1/EgtB/PvdO family nonheme iron enzyme: MALDYLNFDLRLDDHPLGGYTVAVVNSPAGETSGTFDLQFPDLENLLLRLENAVIKGSQRGGARRRLYSPEEKTVQDFGHQLFQTLFPADIRSLYDQSRILAQNESKGLRLRLRINSPKLSAMPWEFLYDPRGAGRYLSLFNDTPLIRYLETPYPVTPLTIPAGEPLRILGMIAAPTDQEALDVDGERAHIEDALSDVSNVALTWVSGGTVRALTNALDAGQWHIFHFIGHGLLNTRTKEGMIALCNTQGKTHPFSASQLATLLADHQPLRFAYLNSCEGAKSDSADLYSSTASILVGSGLAAVLAMQYEIFDEGAKCFAKRFYEALANGDPVDQAATKGRKAIRSEAGSIMEWGTPVLTMRSPDGVLFTVRPAQKPAPSPLAGRDEDPVALFNEASACVEGERYSEATALYERLLGWAPPFRERQVRALLKQAEELLAEQEKARAAQKRLEEAEERFSDLETFVQLARTESAKAHAREEIQQFLADYPEYKTDANVLALWERVKPPPPPKPPEPALGTRMTDEKGVIMVYVPPGTFQMGSSNDADERPIHSVTIERGFWLDLTPVTNASYAQFIKDGGYKTETYWTPGGWAWRKTADKTAPRDYDDFTAPQQPRVGVTWFEAYAYCQWREGRLPTEAEWEWAARGERSLVYPWGNDFKRDSSVVIYGENSGRKSHPVGEGIRVAGASWVGALDMSGNVWEWISSLYTPYPYDGNDGREADTGDRTDVLRVLRGGSWGDSQDNVRAANRFRVDPANQFNRWGFRLARSYR
- a CDS encoding FAD-dependent oxidoreductase, encoding MSPIGTSESPLRVAIIGSGPSGFYAAEHLFKQTDRIIEVDMYDRLPTPYGLVRGGVAPDHDKIKTVTKVYEKIAANPHFRFYGNVEFGRDLTHAEVSAHYHAVIYAVGAQTDRAMGIPGEDLPGSYAATEFVGWYNAHPDFRDHTFDFSATAVAVVGNGNVAMDVARILASGEGELRGTDIADYALEALCNSRVTDIYLLGRRGPAQAAFTHPELKEFGELAEADVIVAPSEAALDPLSADDLKRTPNTLAEKNLALLKTFSVRPPYGKPKRIHMRFLVSPLELRGNGKVEEIVLVKNVLTAAPDGSLRPKATEITETLKVGMVFRSIGYKGVPLPDVPFDAKAAVIPNKAGRVIDPATGAVRRGDYVVGWIKRGPSGVIGTNKPDSVETVNCLLEDLASLSPLSPPTSGATHREAVEALLAARQVAYVTFEDWQLLDQAEVANGAAMGRPRLKYARIPDMLAAIRERKAKRA
- a CDS encoding polyprenyl synthetase family protein, which encodes MDMEHALQAVEAKMIASVGSDVPVLQDASRHILQAGGKRMRPRLAMLAYESVGGRERMEVVPIAAAVELVHTATLVHDDINDHGVTRRGRPTINSIWGRTFALLTGDFLFTKVYELMAPYGDLNITFARMTSDLVEGETLQAHAAKTGTLDRETYARIIAKKTASLFAGAAKMGAILGGGTPAQVDLLEQYGFNVGLAFQITDDILDLIADSETLGKTAGIDLAQGRGFAMASLNGTSGTGVAVAEAVQDDAVTAFKRKLLTGNYIQEGQENARQLALIAEMSLSGLPETPARDLLCDLARQAVDRTY